Sequence from the Hirundo rustica isolate bHirRus1 chromosome 9, bHirRus1.pri.v3, whole genome shotgun sequence genome:
ttgTTACTAACCCAAACAGACCCTGGTGGGAAAGATACCAGCCCATTAGCTACAAGCTCTGCACTCGATCAGGAAATGAACAGGAATTCAGAGACATGGTGACCAGATGCAACAATGTTGGAGTAAGTGCCTTGATAATGTGTCTGATAGAGCAAAAAGTACTGGATCAGCTGAGAGAAGGTGCTGCTGTCCTCAAAGGAGGTGTAAATTGAGAAGAAACTGAAAGGGATTTAATCAGCTTAAAATCAACTTAATAGTGATGTGGTAAAGCCCTGGCTGTGACTTCATGTTTGCTACAAAACATACTGAAATGCACATATTGCTTTTCCAGGTTCATATCTATGTGGATGCTGTTGTCAACCATATgtgtggggctgcaggtggctcAGGCACACATTCTACCTGTGGAAGCTATTTTCATGCTGGAAacagggattttccagctgTACCATACTCTGGCTGGGATTTCAATGATGGCAAATGTCACTCTGGAAGTGGAGAAATTGAAAATTATGGTGATATATATCAGGTAACTTCCCCTGgcaaaaatttcaaattttttttttttttttatatgttCTGTTATCTCTACAGCAAAATCAAATGGTGTAGTGCCTCACAAAACCTGTGCTTAGTCACTGGACAAGTGAATGAAGTAGTGACCATAGGTATGTGTGGCAAAAAATATTCTAAGTACTGAGGAATCAAGAACCTATGTGCAGAACTTTGCTCCTGAACTGAGCCCAGTGTACTCAGCTCAGCCTGCAAGCTCATTTTTATAGCTTATAAACTTATGTGATCATGATAAGGAGACCTCTTGGAAAACTGACAGCAGTGCAAGGTGGTGCCCTGGCTACACAACTTACTGGTTTTCATCCTTAGAAGCAGCTCTTTCTCAAGCTCTCCCTTCAGCCACTTTGGAACAATACATCATAATGTTTCTGCACTTGCCCTGCTTCATGTAAAGGTTGTCTTTCATTGGTTCAGGTGGCTCCTGCTGTGGTAATACCTACAACACACACCTCAAATCCCGGATTACAACAAGTTAAAGCTATTTCCATTCCAGTGTCCTCTCCCAGTTCCTTTGGACTAGACCATCATGTTTAATGTTATAGTGaactcctccccttccccctgctctggcTCGGACTTACCCAGAGACTGCAGTCCCTGGGGGTTGTACCTGCCCCAGGTGCAGCCATTTCTGTGAGCCACAGGCCCTTCAGGGGGACTCCTGCTGCTGCGTGCATTTATCCACCCCACAGTGGCTCTGAGgggcagctgttccagcacagccctgtccaTGGGCCTCAGTGCCCTCAGGAGCAGACCTGCTCCAGCACGGCCTCGCCCACAGCCACTGTCCCCTCAGAAAGCCAACCCGCCCAGCACGGCCTTGCCCCTGGCTGCAGTCCCTGCAGggtgttcctgctctgctgtggcttgATCCACAGCCACACACGGATTTCAGGTGCTCCAGCACGGCCTCGTGAACAGCCACCGCGGCTTCAaggtcctgctgcagcacagacctGTCCTTGGGCCCCGACACCTTCAGGTGCGACCTGCTGTGGCACTGACACAGCCATGgccacaggcactgccagaTGTACCTGCTCTGGGGGGGACTTTTCCATGGCCAGGAGCACCTCCAGATGTACCTGTCCCCCATGGAGTCAGCCACAGTCACAGTCCCTGTGTCTCGagtccaggctggagctgcagcgtgtgcagaacagcagcacaggagcagcagcacaggtgcCAGCCCAGGCCAGTGCCGGGGTCAGAACGTCCCAGGGCGAGGGGATCGCAGCACAGGCTGATCAAAGCACAAGGCAGCCCCGCAGGAGCCCTGGGCTCTAATGCAGTGAGGCCACTGAGCCCCATGGCAAGCACAGGAGCCTGGCAGTTATTAGCCAAACAGCAATAACAGCTATAAATTCAGTCTAGCACATTAATATATCCACTGTTAATATGAACCCTTTGAGTCCCATGTTGGGCACCAAAGAGGACTTGTGATTTAAccaagccagcagctaaacacCACTCAGCCTCCTGCTTTCAGTAGGATGGGGCAGAGAATTGGAAAagtaaaactgagaaaactcatggattgagataaagacagtttaataggtaaagagaaagccatgcacacaagcaaagtaaaataagaatttattcCCCACTTCCCATTGGAAGACAGGTGTTTGGCTCTCTCCAGGACAGTAGGGCTTTATAATGTGCAACAGTGACTTGCAAAAACAAAAGCCTTTGCTCCAAATATCactcccttccttcttcccaatCCAATAGAACCTTATTAACCACCATCTCACCTCCACCCCTCCTTTGATACGCAggtatctttatttttttctcttctgttgcGCAGGTCCGGGACTGTCGCTTGGTCAGCCTTCTGGATTTGGCCCTGGAGAAGGACTACGTGCGCTCAAAGATTGCAGAGTACCTGAACTATCTCATTGACATTGGTGTAGCAGGATTCCGACTTGATGCTGCCAAGCACATGTGGCCTGGGGATATAAGAGCGTTTCTGGACAAGCTGAAAGATCTAAATACTCAATGGTTTCCTGCTGGAACTAAACCTTTCATTTACCAGGAGGTAATCGCCACGTTTTCTCCTTTATCTTTGCCTTTTGTATCTCTTTTGTAACAATACATCTTCATCCAATTTACCCTAGAAGGAGCTCAAAATTTACTTATAGCAGGCCTGCAGACATAggtggttttgatttttgaaaatgCCTCCACAACAGATTGTCAATCAACTTTACCTTTCTTTTGTTCAGTCGTGTTTTTACGTGCGTCGCTCATGTCTTATACTGACTTTTTGTTGATCTACACAGCACAAATACATAAAGATTTACTTCTCAATGTAAAGCAAGAACTCGTGTTGAGTTGTGTACATTGCATTGTGGGTTTTTGTGAGACAAGAAGGGACATAGGTTTTCTTTCTTATACCAGGTAATTGACTTGGGTGGAGAGCCCATCAAAGGCAGTGAATACTTTGGAAATGGCCGAGTGACAGAATTCAAATACAGTGCCAAACTGGGGACAGTGATCCGCAAGTGGGACGGAGAAAAGATGGCCTACTTAAAGTAAGGATGAAGGTGCTGAAATTTATCCAGGATTCACTGGATGTGCCATTTGACAGGGTAGCTTCAagcctgtgtttttctttaggaaCTGGGGAGAAGGCTGGGGCTTTATGCCTTCCGACAGAGCCCTGGTCTTTGTGGATAATCACGACAACCAGAGAGGGCATGGAGCCGGTGGAGCTTCTGTTCTAACCTTCTGGGATTCCAGGTAAGGGATTGCTCTTGTCTGGGTGATGTTTCTTGCTTTTGCTTGTTTGTCTATGTCTTGTCTGGCCGGTTGGTCCTTCCATGTCTCATTCCTTGTTTGTCCAACAAACAGGCTCTATAAAATGGCATCAGGTTTCATGCTTGCCCACCCATATGGGTTCACACGTGTGATGTCAAGTTTTCGCTGGCcaagatattttgaaaatggaaaggtGAGCTATAAATCCATGGGGATTACGGGTCAGAACAGAGCCAGAGAAGCAGTCCagtgtgtttcagtttgtgaaGTAATTTCCCTGTCCCATGCTAGATGTAGCCAGTGAAACTTTGATGCTCCCTCTAGCTTTGCTCTCCAGAGGAGCTCTCTGCATTTTCAGTCAGAAGGTATAACGCTGTCTTTTTTCCAATGACAGGACATCAATGACTGGGTTGGACCCCCAAGTAATGCAGATGGCTCCATAAAACCTGTTACAATCAACGAGGACACGACCTGTGGCAACGACTGGGTTTGTGAACATCGCTGGCGTCAAATCAAGTAGGGCCGTGGGGAGAAAGAAGCAGTAAAAGCAGTTGCTTTTGCTCCATGTGGCTTTAGAGCTGTTGCAGGTGCAGTGAGAGACGGTGCTTGTGTTTTCAGGAACATGGTTATCTTCCGTAATGTGGTGGATGGTGAGCCTTTCTCCAACTGGTGGGACAATGGCAGCAATCAAGTGGCTTTTGGCCGTGGCAATAAAGGCTTCATCATCTTCAATAATGATGACTGGTAAGTTCATGACAGAAATAGTGTCCCTAGGGAGAACAATAGCATCCCTCATCAGCAATCCAACATGAGTGCATGCTGGGTCCAGAGTGCTAAAATGGGAGTGTGGGAGGGGTAGGATCAGAAAGCTCATGCTTTACAATGCCCTTCAAATTAGGGAGTTAAGATCAGGTTCAGAAATCTTATACAATTTGAAAtgtctgttttaaaaacattgtataaattgtgtttattttctcataGGAATATGAATGTCTATGTGCAAACTGGACTGCCTGCTGGTACCTACTGTGATGTTATTTCTGGACAAAAGGAGAACAACAAATGTACTGGAAAGCAGGTGTTTGTTTCTCGTGATGGAATGGCTAATTTCCAGATTAATACCGATGCTGAAGATCCGTTTATTGCAATTCATGTTGATGCCAAATTATAATTCAGGAGAAATGTCCTCCTCTGTTTGGCCTGTGTATTATTGTTTCCCCCATGTGTTATTCCCTGTTTTTTGAGCATGAGTGACTCTCTATTGAATAATAAATGGCATTCAAATTGAAGagtaattttttcccttaatgAATTAGATGAAACTTTATCCCCTCATAACTAGTGGCAATGCACTCGTAAGTTTTATGGCAATGCAGCACTCCAGTTCCCATGTAACAAAAacaatgaagaagaaaaaaaaaagaatctgagCTAGCACCTGCCTAAGCTAAAATGTagtacatacacacacacttgtACCCCAGAGCAGCCACCTTGTGGGCTGTCAGCTAGGAGCAGTGCCTACATAGAGAGTTTATCCCTTCTTTATGACAAACCAAACCTGGGGTCTGGGTCACTGAAGGAAGCTGGGCCATTCCAACCAGTTATTCCAGCCTTTGGCATCAATGAAACCAGCAGTCACCTGGTGCACAAAGCAAAGCCTCAGCTCTTGCATCGTTTGCCCCAGTGGTTTGAGGCAAGCGAACGCTCCCTGTGCGGGTGCCGAGGGTGCCTGAGAACACACCGTGTATCCAGACATTGCTTCCACCTTGTGCCACCGGCTGAGGCATGGCAAATTCCTTCCTCTGGTGCCTTAGGCTCCCTCATTCTCTAATATCTCCAAGAATTGTGCAAACAGAGCGCAGGTTTGGCAGCTTTTCCCAAATCCCTTGTCAGCTGTGAGAAGATGCTGAGGTGAGAGCGAGTGTGCGGGCCTTGCTTTGAGTCAGAATCTCTGCTAGGCCAAAACTGCATCCTGGAGGGAAAAATGGAAGGAGTTGCTCCAACTTGAGGCTGAGGTGTGCTTTTAAGGgctgtttcctttctgtggTGTTGGGGGTGGATGTTGGCTCTCAGTGTGCCCTAGGGCTCCAAGTGTCTGTCAGGGCAGTCATGgtgtgggaagtgtccctggcCCGTCACTGGACGTCCATCTGTCTCCCTTGCCGGCTGTGGCCAGCACCTCCTGGATCCATGGACTCAGCCCCTGCATCCACTGGAGAGGTGCCAAAGGTCTGGGGACTTGTGTGGCAGGGCATTGATAGCCTTTACAAACCTGTTATTTGCCCAGAGGGGCAGGTCAGGGAGTCTTTGGGCCCCTCTGAAATTGATGGGAACTGTCTTAAGCCCTGCATTCAGCTCTACCCCTCAGAAACTAGGATTGCACACTCTATTATTCAGGCATTGCCCATTCCCAAATGGAATAATCAGTTCGCACTTCAAATTGCAAATCCGTCCCCAAGCCCCACAGCTTTTGTGGCAAATGATTGAAATGACACACTGATCTGAAACAACACACACTGAGGTGGCCATAAATCAACAGGCTGAATATGGAGAAGATTGTCTGTGCCTGTGAACATATGTGGATCCACTTTCCAAGGATTTTGGAGTGCAATGAATGCTTTGCCTAATGTAGGTTCTTGTAGCTCTGCATTTCACAGTGGTACTAAATACaacatggagaaaaagaaatcatgagACACTTCCTTTAGGTCTAAGTAAAACTCTGTGGGCCAAATGTTCACTGCTTTGAAAGGACCTAACCTGAGTTCAGACTTTGcggttttttccttttatttcaggattttgGCACATTGCCTTATAATTTGAACATAAAGATGATGAGAAAGCAACAGCATCATCAAGAGCATCACCAGGTCTTTCAGATAACTCACTAAACCCACAGTTACAGTCAACATTACTGCTGATCTCttaagttttcaaaaaaatgttattactAGGAAATGTTTCTTTATAATTTCTACTCTTCTATGTGAAGTGATGACACTAAGaccttatttttttatatcaaTAATCAATGACAATTTGAAGTTATGTTATGAAATTTATCATATTTAAGGTAAGATATTTGCTAGGGCACAACAGGATGGCACAACAGATCTGCTGGATCgtaaaattttagaattttgtgGCACAAcgcaatatttaattttctgttggaCATAGTGCTCACTTTTATTGGCCAAATAGTGAATTTAGCTGTGTAATTAATCTCTGAATTGATAAATTCATTGGAAATTTACAATTATGGTGTGTTGGggatatttttcctcttttttttttttttttttttcctattttggaGATTTTTCCCACCATAGTTCTGCTTCCAAATGGGGCTTTCAGCATAACAGTGATCAGAATTTAATGGAAGTGATGCACagtaaagcaaagcaaagtgaATAGCTGCTAGTATGTACCACTGCTCATATTTAAGCatatgagagagaaagagacatTCAGGCAGTACACACTTTCACATTCAtccaaactgaaaaaagaaactaTTATTTGATAATTTATCCTTCTAGCGGGTTTAATCCATGGAGTTAAAATTGTGTATTTGTCAGATAAGATGAAATAAACAGTGAGATTAGAAAAACCATGAACTCTTAGTGTACTGTCTATGAGTGGACCAGAAGGTTGTTTCCTGAATTATTCAtgacaatttattttctcagctaAGTGCAACAGCAAATATAGAAACTTTTGTTCAGCTCTGCATGCCTTTGTGCCAGCTTAATATCTCCCTGAATCACTGCTACTTTTCTAAGAGAAGGAGTTCTGTAAAGGGAAACTAACAATTTATTGTCTCTTTATTGTCTCATTTATGGAGACTGTAAAATTTTTAttcaagttattttcttttaagggGGAACAAATGAAAAACGGAACACACAACACTAAGTTTTAAATTGCTGATTGTGTGTTTATCTGCAGTCTGTGTTTTTAACAGTCTTAGTGTTTTAGTCTCATTGCACAATTCTGAACAGTGTACAGATATTTCCTTTGCAGGTGTTTTATGCTGTGGCAATTTTAATTTTGCCTTAATGTTAAATCAGAATGCTTGTAAGAATGAATGCTGGTAACACTGTTTGAGATGATGGTAGTGAATTATCTCCAGTCACTGGAGTCAAAATGAGAGTGAGTGCTTGGATTTTCAGCCgctgaaaatcagattttggcTCACTAAAGCACTCAGGGTGGGAATAAATAGCCAGAGCACTTGGTGTAGGATTAAGAAAGTGACTTACACCCTCTAGGAGAGCAGTAAAGagtgagctgtgctgtggcacTTCTGAGTTCAAAATGGAAATACTAAACGTTTGTCAGAGAATGGTCCTAAATTGATAATTTGATTGCATTATCCAGCCAACAAAACTGAGAAGCAGCCAACTTAACTAACTGTATTATACTTTCCTATTATTCCAACATTTATGTGactggggtttggtttgggtttttttttggtttcttgttttcttggggctcccttccttcctcccccaaaGAGAAAGTGTGATGTCATGGTAAATATGccactgtattttatttttcatttcagctggaa
This genomic interval carries:
- the LOC120756324 gene encoding pancreatic alpha-amylase, whose product is MQVLLLLAAVGLCWGQYNPNTLPKRTSIVHLFEWRWQDIALECERYLAPNGFGGVQVSPPNENIVVTNPNRPWWERYQPISYKLCTRSGNEQEFRDMVTRCNNVGVHIYVDAVVNHMCGAAGGSGTHSTCGSYFHAGNRDFPAVPYSGWDFNDGKCHSGSGEIENYGDIYQVRDCRLVSLLDLALEKDYVRSKIAEYLNYLIDIGVAGFRLDAAKHMWPGDIRAFLDKLKDLNTQWFPAGTKPFIYQEVIDLGGEPIKGSEYFGNGRVTEFKYSAKLGTVIRKWDGEKMAYLKNWGEGWGFMPSDRALVFVDNHDNQRGHGAGGASVLTFWDSRLYKMASGFMLAHPYGFTRVMSSFRWPRYFENGKDINDWVGPPSNADGSIKPVTINEDTTCGNDWVCEHRWRQIKNMVIFRNVVDGEPFSNWWDNGSNQVAFGRGNKGFIIFNNDDWNMNVYVQTGLPAGTYCDVISGQKENNKCTGKQVFVSRDGMANFQINTDAEDPFIAIHVDAKL